In the Granulosicoccus antarcticus IMCC3135 genome, CTCCGGGCTGATTACTGTGCTGGCAACGCCCGGTACCGTGCAGCGACCTTACACGCTTGAACTGATCAGGCAGTTTGCCAGTCATCGGCAGGTCAATCTGGTTGGGGCAACGCAGCTGGCGAGATTGTCCGAGCAGCATATGCAGGGCAGAGCTATTGATATGGGCGTACTGCAAGCTGAAATTGCCCCCTGTTTTGTCGAAAGCGATGGCAGGCGCACCGATATCATCACACTGGGCTGCACGCACTATCCCTTTCTGGTCAATGAAATGCGCAAGCTTGCCCCGTGGCCAGTGGATTGGCTGGACCCGGCAGAAGCGGTGGCCCGGCATGCCTGTCATGTGCTGAGCGAGTTACCACAGACAGCACTCGGCCAGGCCGTCGCCCAGAGCCAGGCCCAGAGCGATATCGCCATCATGACCTCAAACTCACCACCCGCATCGATTGTGCGTCTACTGGGTAGTTTTGGCTTGCAACGACACTCGCAACAATTTTCAAGCCTGGAAAGCACCCATAGCACCCATAGCACCCATAGCACTTGGAGCGCTTAGAGCGCTTAGAGCGCCGTGTGGTGCGCAGGCGGCGAACATTTCTCCAAGGCTCATTGGCTATCGATGGTTACGGTTTCATCCCTTCAATTCCAAGGATACCCCGTCGTTCAGGGCGGGGAGGAATTGGAATGCTGTATATATAGCCAGTTATTGTTGACTCATCTGGGTAAATGGGGGCGGAACGGTTATACAATCGAGCTGTGAAATCAACATGCATCAAGGTTCTCAAAGTCAGGGTAAAAAATCGCCACGCGCCGCTTTTGCGCAGCATGGCGACAGAAGTCAATCAGGTATGGAACTACTGCAACGACCTGTCTGATCGTATGATTCG is a window encoding:
- the murI gene encoding glutamate racemase: MTILVFDSGIGGLSVLREARMIMHDHRFVYVGDDAGFPYGDWDGAALSARMIGLFETLIEQYNPCLAIVACNTASTLIMPSLRSRFDIPFVGIVPAIKPAAERTASGLITVLATPGTVQRPYTLELIRQFASHRQVNLVGATQLARLSEQHMQGRAIDMGVLQAEIAPCFVESDGRRTDIITLGCTHYPFLVNEMRKLAPWPVDWLDPAEAVARHACHVLSELPQTALGQAVAQSQAQSDIAIMTSNSPPASIVRLLGSFGLQRHSQQFSSLESTHSTHSTHSTWSA